The Mycobacterium seoulense genome has a window encoding:
- the hadB gene encoding (3R)-hydroxyacyl-ACP dehydratase subunit HadB produces the protein MPLREFSSVKVGDQLPERTYPLTRQDLVNYAGVSGDLNPIHWDDEIAKVVGLDTAIAHGMLTMGIGGGYVTAWIGDPGAVTEYNVRFTAVVPVPNDGKGAELVFSGRVKSVDPETKSVTIALTATTGGKKIFGRAIASATLA, from the coding sequence ATGCCACTGCGTGAGTTCAGCTCGGTGAAGGTCGGTGACCAGCTTCCCGAGCGGACCTACCCGCTCACCCGACAGGATCTGGTGAATTATGCGGGGGTTTCCGGCGACCTGAACCCCATTCACTGGGACGACGAGATCGCCAAGGTCGTCGGGCTGGACACCGCGATCGCGCACGGCATGCTGACCATGGGTATCGGCGGCGGCTACGTCACCGCGTGGATCGGTGACCCCGGTGCGGTCACCGAGTACAACGTGCGGTTCACCGCGGTGGTGCCGGTTCCCAACGACGGCAAGGGCGCCGAACTCGTCTTCAGCGGCCGGGTCAAGTCCGTCGATCCCGAGACCAAGTCGGTGACGATCGCCCTGACGGCCACCACGGGCGGCAAGAAGATCTTCGGCAGGGCGATCGCGTCCGCAACGCTCGCTTAG
- the hadC gene encoding (3R)-hydroxyacyl-ACP dehydratase subunit HadC — translation MALKTDIRGMIWRYPDYFVVGREQLRQFAAAVKDRHPAHYDEDAAAALGHNAILAPLTFATIFAKLVQLDFFRHVDIGMETMVIVQVDQRFVFAQPIKAGDKLWARMDILSVDERFGADIVVTKNICTNEEGELVLEAYTTLMSQYAEQAENLKWDPESGQVVRTA, via the coding sequence ATGGCTCTCAAAACAGACATCAGGGGCATGATCTGGCGCTACCCGGACTACTTCGTGGTGGGGCGAGAGCAACTCCGCCAGTTCGCGGCGGCCGTCAAGGACCGGCACCCGGCCCACTACGACGAAGACGCGGCCGCCGCACTCGGCCACAACGCGATCCTGGCGCCGCTGACCTTCGCGACCATCTTCGCCAAGCTGGTCCAGCTGGATTTCTTCCGGCATGTCGACATCGGCATGGAGACCATGGTCATCGTCCAGGTCGACCAGCGGTTCGTGTTCGCCCAGCCGATCAAGGCCGGCGACAAGCTGTGGGCCCGGATGGACATCCTGTCGGTGGACGAGCGCTTCGGTGCCGACATCGTGGTCACCAAGAACATCTGCACCAACGAAGAGGGTGAACTGGTGCTGGAGGCGTACACCACGCTGATGAGCCAGTACGCCGAGCAGGCGGAGAATCTCAAATGGGACCCCGAGTCCGGTCAGGTCGTCAGAACGGCGTAA
- the secE gene encoding preprotein translocase subunit SecE translates to MSDEGDAANDAASDGADREDGRASGGRTAVVTRPQRPTGKRSRQRAADAAEDADVASADEAEVAKKDKATKGAKAKKAKKPKKPGDRSANPFVFVYNYLKQVVAEMRKVIWPNRKQMLTYTSVVLAFLAFMVALVGLADFGLTKLVLLVFG, encoded by the coding sequence GTGAGCGACGAAGGCGACGCTGCCAACGACGCCGCAAGCGACGGCGCCGACAGGGAGGACGGCCGCGCGAGCGGCGGTCGGACCGCTGTGGTGACCCGGCCGCAGCGCCCCACCGGCAAACGATCCCGGCAGCGAGCGGCCGACGCCGCCGAGGACGCCGACGTAGCGTCGGCGGACGAGGCCGAGGTCGCCAAGAAGGACAAGGCCACCAAGGGCGCCAAAGCCAAGAAGGCCAAGAAACCGAAGAAGCCCGGGGACCGTTCGGCCAACCCGTTCGTGTTCGTCTACAACTACCTCAAGCAGGTGGTTGCGGAGATGCGGAAGGTTATCTGGCCCAACCGCAAGCAGATGCTCACCTACACATCGGTGGTGCTGGCGTTCCTGGCCTTCATGGTGGCGCTGGTCGGCCTCGCGGATTTCGGCCTCACCAAGCTTGTGCTGCTGGTGTTCGGCTGA
- the nusG gene encoding transcription termination/antitermination protein NusG has product MTTYDGDTSAGEAVDVEERTEATEATEAIEAPETSATEAPEESAEEVDPAAALKAELRSKPGDWYVIHSYAGYENKVKANLETRVQNLDVGDYIFQVEVPTEEVTEIKNGQRKQVNRKVLPGYILVRMDLTDDSWAAVRNTPGVTGFVGATSRPSALTLDDVVKFLLPRGAAKKAAKGAATTAAAAEAGGLERPAVEVDYEVGESVTVMDGPFATLPATISEVNGEQQKLKVLVSIFGRETPVELTFSQVSKI; this is encoded by the coding sequence GTGACTACCTACGACGGTGACACGTCCGCGGGTGAAGCGGTCGACGTAGAGGAGCGCACCGAGGCCACCGAGGCCACCGAGGCCATCGAGGCCCCGGAAACCTCGGCGACCGAGGCTCCCGAGGAGTCGGCCGAGGAGGTCGATCCGGCGGCCGCGCTCAAAGCTGAGCTGCGCAGCAAGCCGGGCGACTGGTACGTCATCCACTCCTACGCGGGATACGAGAACAAGGTCAAAGCCAATCTCGAGACGCGCGTGCAAAACCTGGACGTCGGCGACTACATCTTCCAGGTCGAGGTGCCCACCGAAGAGGTCACCGAGATCAAGAACGGCCAGCGCAAGCAGGTCAATCGCAAGGTGCTGCCCGGCTACATCCTGGTGCGCATGGATTTGACCGACGACTCGTGGGCCGCGGTGCGCAACACGCCGGGCGTCACCGGGTTCGTCGGCGCGACGTCGCGACCGTCTGCGCTGACGCTCGACGACGTGGTGAAGTTCCTGCTGCCGCGGGGCGCCGCCAAGAAGGCCGCCAAGGGCGCGGCCACCACCGCCGCCGCCGCCGAGGCCGGCGGGCTGGAGCGCCCGGCCGTCGAGGTCGACTACGAGGTCGGCGAATCGGTGACGGTCATGGACGGGCCGTTCGCCACGCTGCCGGCGACCATCAGCGAGGTCAACGGCGAACAGCAGAAGCTCAAGGTGCTGGTGTCGATCTTCGGTCGCGAGACGCCCGTGGAATTGACGTTCAGCCAAGTCTCCAAGATCTAA
- the rplK gene encoding 50S ribosomal protein L11: MAPKKKVAGLIKLQIVAGQANPAPPVGPALGQHGVNIMEFCKAYNAATENQRGQVIPVEITVYEDRSFTFALKTPPAAKLLLKAAGVGKGSAEPHKTKVAKVTWDQVREIAETKKTDLNANDIDAAAKIIAGTARSMGITVE; this comes from the coding sequence ATGGCCCCGAAGAAGAAAGTCGCCGGGCTGATCAAGCTGCAGATCGTGGCGGGGCAGGCCAACCCTGCGCCGCCGGTCGGACCCGCGCTCGGCCAGCACGGCGTCAACATCATGGAGTTCTGCAAGGCCTACAACGCCGCCACGGAGAACCAGCGCGGCCAGGTCATCCCGGTGGAGATCACGGTCTACGAGGACCGCAGCTTCACCTTCGCGCTCAAGACGCCGCCCGCCGCCAAGCTGCTGCTCAAGGCCGCCGGCGTGGGCAAGGGCTCGGCCGAGCCGCACAAGACCAAGGTCGCCAAGGTGACCTGGGACCAGGTTCGTGAGATCGCCGAGACGAAGAAGACCGATCTCAACGCCAACGACATCGACGCGGCCGCCAAGATCATCGCCGGCACCGCCCGGTCGATGGGGATCACCGTCGAATAG
- the rplA gene encoding 50S ribosomal protein L1, producing the protein MSKNSKAYRAAAEKVDRNSLYSPLEAAKLAKETASTKQDATVEVAIRLGVDPRKADQMVRGTVNLPHGTGKTARVAVFAVGDKAEQAQAAGADIVGSDDLIEKIQGGFLDFDAAIATPDQMAKVGRIARVLGPRGLMPNPKTGTVTPDVAKAVADIKGGKINFRIDKQANLHFVIGKASFDEKALAENYGAALDEVLRLKPSASKGRYLKKITVSTTTGPGIPVDPSVTRNFAEA; encoded by the coding sequence ATGAGCAAGAACAGCAAGGCATACCGCGCCGCCGCCGAGAAGGTGGACCGCAACAGCCTGTACAGCCCGCTGGAGGCGGCCAAGCTCGCCAAGGAGACCGCGTCGACCAAGCAGGACGCGACCGTCGAGGTGGCGATCCGCCTCGGCGTCGACCCCCGCAAGGCGGACCAGATGGTCCGCGGCACGGTCAACCTGCCGCACGGCACCGGTAAGACGGCCCGGGTCGCGGTGTTCGCCGTCGGCGACAAAGCCGAGCAGGCGCAGGCCGCGGGCGCCGACATCGTCGGCAGCGACGACCTGATCGAGAAGATCCAGGGCGGTTTCCTGGACTTCGACGCCGCGATCGCCACCCCCGACCAGATGGCGAAGGTGGGCCGCATCGCCCGCGTGCTGGGTCCGCGCGGCTTGATGCCGAACCCCAAGACGGGCACCGTCACCCCGGACGTCGCCAAGGCCGTGGCCGACATCAAGGGCGGCAAGATCAACTTCCGCATCGACAAGCAGGCCAACCTGCACTTCGTGATCGGTAAGGCGTCTTTCGACGAGAAGGCCCTCGCGGAGAACTACGGCGCCGCGCTCGACGAGGTGCTGCGGCTCAAGCCGTCCGCGTCGAAGGGCCGCTATCTGAAGAAGATCACCGTGTCGACGACCACGGGCCCCGGCATCCCGGTCGACCCGTCCGTCACCCGCAACTTCGCCGAGGCCTAG
- a CDS encoding RNA polymerase sigma factor, whose product MSDLDGVFRREWGPAVAALARWSGDLAIAEDAVQEACAEALRSWDRDGVPDNPGGWLVTVARNRARDRLRRESVRPGKELAAVIDEIRARTDHTDPSPVRDDELRMMFTCAHPALDRQSQLALTLRLVSGLTVAEIARALLQTEAAIGQRITRAKNKVRHANIPLRVPPAELLPERTPHVLGCVYSVFTEGYWSTAGASAIRDELCDEGIRLAGELCALMPHEPETHALAALMLLHDSRRTTRVDDTGMLVPLDEQDRRRWDRGRIARGLDRLRRAEGSTGPYLPQAVIAAVHATAPSWDQTDWVTICAAYDRLLRLTDSPVVRANRALAVGFRDGPDAGLAALDEAAHDPRLERSNLVATVRADLLRRAGRPADAVTWYRKALQANGPEPGREFLRRRIAECGG is encoded by the coding sequence ATGTCCGACCTGGACGGCGTCTTCCGGAGGGAATGGGGACCCGCCGTCGCCGCGCTCGCGCGGTGGTCCGGGGACCTCGCCATCGCCGAGGACGCCGTCCAGGAGGCCTGCGCCGAGGCGCTTCGCAGCTGGGACCGCGACGGCGTGCCGGACAATCCCGGCGGATGGCTGGTGACCGTCGCCCGCAACCGCGCGCGCGATCGTCTGCGCCGCGAATCCGTCCGTCCCGGAAAGGAATTGGCGGCCGTGATCGACGAAATCCGGGCGCGCACCGATCACACCGACCCGTCCCCCGTTCGTGACGACGAACTGCGGATGATGTTCACCTGCGCGCACCCCGCACTGGACCGCCAATCGCAATTGGCGCTCACCCTGCGGCTGGTGTCGGGGTTGACCGTCGCCGAGATCGCCCGCGCGCTGCTGCAGACCGAAGCGGCGATCGGCCAGCGAATCACGCGCGCCAAGAACAAGGTTCGGCACGCCAATATCCCGCTGCGGGTGCCACCCGCCGAGCTCCTGCCCGAGCGCACCCCACACGTGCTGGGTTGCGTCTACTCGGTCTTCACCGAGGGGTACTGGTCGACCGCCGGCGCGTCGGCGATCCGCGACGAACTGTGCGACGAAGGGATCCGGCTCGCCGGCGAGCTGTGCGCGCTGATGCCGCACGAACCCGAGACCCACGCGCTGGCCGCCCTGATGCTGCTGCACGATTCGCGGCGAACCACCCGGGTCGACGACACCGGGATGTTGGTGCCGCTCGACGAGCAGGACCGCCGCCGGTGGGACCGCGGCCGCATCGCCAGGGGCCTGGATCGGCTCCGCCGCGCCGAGGGCTCGACGGGCCCCTACCTGCCGCAGGCGGTGATCGCCGCGGTGCATGCGACGGCGCCGTCCTGGGACCAGACCGACTGGGTCACCATCTGCGCGGCCTACGACCGGCTGTTGCGGCTGACCGACTCACCGGTGGTGCGCGCCAACCGCGCCCTCGCGGTCGGCTTCCGCGACGGCCCCGACGCCGGGCTCGCCGCGCTGGACGAGGCGGCGCACGACCCCCGGCTGGAGCGCTCCAATCTGGTCGCGACGGTGCGCGCCGACCTGCTTCGGCGCGCGGGCAGGCCGGCCGATGCCGTCACCTGGTACCGGAAAGCGTTGCAAGCCAACGGTCCCGAGCCGGGTCGCGAGTTCCTGCGGCGGCGCATCGCCGAGTGCGGCGGCTAG
- a CDS encoding YciI family protein yields the protein MQYFALLIAQEQDRTPEEWAAGMAAWESFHAKAGAAIKAGDALAPAAAAVVISGGPDAPITTDGPFAEAAEVACGYYVFEAENLDEALALARDVPAAQFGAVELWPVVHSIEPSRKLTGNDWLALLLEPPASAHTPGTPEWEAVAARHTDLHAAAGDHIIGGAALHDRSTATTVRVRDGEVLITDGPYVEGAEIATGVYLLAAGDRDEAVKLASMIPASTVQVRQLAGVSGL from the coding sequence ATGCAATATTTCGCCCTGTTGATCGCTCAGGAGCAAGACCGCACGCCTGAAGAATGGGCGGCCGGCATGGCCGCATGGGAGAGCTTCCATGCCAAAGCCGGCGCGGCTATCAAGGCCGGTGACGCGCTGGCGCCCGCCGCGGCCGCGGTGGTCATCAGCGGCGGCCCCGACGCGCCGATCACGACCGACGGCCCCTTCGCCGAGGCCGCCGAGGTGGCCTGCGGCTACTACGTGTTCGAGGCGGAAAACCTGGACGAGGCGCTGGCGTTGGCGCGCGACGTACCCGCCGCCCAGTTCGGCGCCGTGGAGCTGTGGCCGGTGGTCCACTCGATCGAACCGTCGCGCAAGCTGACCGGTAACGACTGGCTGGCCCTGCTGCTGGAGCCCCCCGCTTCGGCGCACACGCCGGGCACCCCGGAGTGGGAGGCCGTGGCGGCGCGGCACACAGATCTGCACGCGGCCGCGGGCGACCACATCATCGGCGGCGCCGCATTGCACGACAGGTCCACCGCCACCACCGTGCGGGTGCGCGACGGCGAGGTTCTCATCACCGACGGGCCATACGTGGAGGGCGCCGAAATCGCCACGGGCGTCTACCTGCTCGCCGCGGGGGATCGCGACGAGGCCGTCAAGCTGGCGTCGATGATTCCCGCCTCGACCGTGCAGGTGCGCCAACTGGCTGGAGTCTCGGGACTCTAG
- the mmaA4 gene encoding hydroxymycolate synthase MmaA4 — MADQPASPTKTRTAPEDIQAHYDVSDDFFALFQDPTRIYSCAYFERDDMTLEEAQYAKIDLNLDKLDLKPGMTLLDIGCGWGTTMKRAVERFDVNVIGLTLSKNQHARCEQLLAAIDTNRSREVRLQNWEDFSEPVDRIVSIEAFEHFGHENYDDFFKRCYDIMPEDGRMTVQSSVSYHPYEMAARGKKLTFETARFIKFIVTEIFPGGRLPSTQMMVDHGEKAGFIVPEPLSLRPHYIKTLHIWGDNLEANKDKAIEVTSEEVYNRYIKYLRGCEHYFTDEMLDVSLVTYLKPGAAA; from the coding sequence ATGGCTGATCAACCGGCTAGCCCGACGAAGACGCGGACGGCTCCCGAGGACATTCAGGCGCACTACGACGTCTCCGACGACTTTTTCGCCCTGTTCCAGGATCCGACACGGATCTACAGCTGCGCCTACTTCGAGCGTGACGACATGACGCTGGAAGAGGCGCAGTACGCCAAGATCGACCTGAACCTGGACAAGCTGGACCTCAAGCCGGGCATGACCCTGCTCGACATCGGCTGCGGCTGGGGCACCACGATGAAGCGCGCTGTCGAGCGGTTCGACGTCAACGTCATCGGTCTGACGCTGTCCAAGAACCAGCACGCCCGCTGCGAGCAGCTGTTGGCTGCCATTGACACCAACCGCTCGCGTGAGGTGAGGCTGCAGAACTGGGAGGACTTCAGCGAGCCCGTCGACCGGATCGTGTCGATCGAAGCCTTCGAGCACTTCGGGCACGAGAACTACGACGACTTCTTCAAGAGGTGCTACGACATCATGCCCGAGGACGGCCGGATGACCGTCCAGAGCAGCGTGAGCTACCACCCCTACGAGATGGCGGCCCGCGGCAAGAAGCTGACTTTCGAGACGGCCCGGTTCATCAAGTTCATCGTCACCGAGATCTTCCCGGGCGGTCGGCTGCCGTCCACACAGATGATGGTCGACCATGGCGAAAAGGCGGGTTTTATTGTGCCCGAACCGCTTTCGCTGCGCCCGCACTACATCAAGACCCTGCACATCTGGGGCGACAACCTGGAGGCCAACAAGGACAAGGCCATCGAGGTCACCTCCGAAGAGGTCTACAACCGCTACATCAAATATCTGCGCGGCTGCGAGCACTACTTCACCGACGAGATGCTCGACGTCAGCCTGGTGACCTACCTCAAGCCGGGCGCCGCCGCCTAG
- a CDS encoding cyclopropane mycolic acid synthase family methyltransferase, with product MPDNPAGAVRTRSNSDDVRAHYDLSNEFFALFVDPTRTYSCAYFPREGMTLHEAQLAKLDLTLDKLGLQPGMTLLDVGCGWGSGLKRAVERYDVNVVGLTLSRNQHAYCQQVLDGIDSDRSRRVLLSDWAEFDEPVDRIVVVEALEHFGFHRYDDFFKFTYDALPGDGVMLLHSITGLHVKQVMERGIPLTMEMAKFMRFIVTDIFPGGRLPTIETVEEHATKVGFTVSRVQSLQSDFAKTLDFWSGALEAHRDEAIAIQSEAVYERYMKYLTGCAKVFRMGYVDCNQFTLEK from the coding sequence ATGCCTGACAACCCGGCCGGCGCTGTTCGGACGCGGTCCAATTCGGACGACGTACGGGCGCATTACGACCTGTCGAACGAATTCTTCGCGCTCTTTGTGGATCCGACCCGCACCTACAGCTGCGCGTATTTCCCCCGCGAGGGCATGACGTTGCACGAAGCGCAGCTCGCCAAGCTCGACCTGACACTGGACAAGCTCGGGCTCCAGCCGGGGATGACCTTGCTCGACGTCGGCTGCGGCTGGGGTTCGGGCCTGAAGCGCGCCGTTGAGCGCTACGACGTCAACGTCGTCGGCCTGACGCTGTCCAGGAACCAGCACGCGTACTGCCAGCAGGTACTCGACGGGATCGACAGCGACCGTTCCCGGCGGGTGCTGCTGAGCGACTGGGCCGAGTTCGACGAACCGGTGGACCGGATCGTCGTCGTCGAAGCGTTGGAGCACTTCGGTTTTCACCGCTACGACGATTTCTTCAAGTTCACCTATGACGCCCTGCCGGGCGACGGCGTGATGCTGCTGCATTCCATCACCGGCCTGCACGTCAAGCAGGTGATGGAACGCGGCATCCCGTTGACGATGGAGATGGCGAAATTCATGAGGTTCATCGTCACCGACATCTTCCCGGGCGGCCGGCTGCCGACGATCGAGACGGTCGAGGAGCACGCGACGAAGGTGGGGTTCACGGTGTCCCGCGTCCAGTCGCTGCAGTCGGACTTCGCCAAGACCCTCGACTTCTGGTCCGGGGCGCTCGAGGCCCATCGGGACGAGGCCATCGCGATCCAGTCCGAAGCGGTCTACGAGCGCTACATGAAGTATCTGACCGGCTGCGCCAAGGTGTTCCGCATGGGCTATGTCGACTGCAACCAATTCACGCTGGAAAAGTAG
- a CDS encoding cyclopropane mycolic acid synthase family methyltransferase encodes MAKLKPYYEESQATYDISDDFFALFLDPNMVYTCAYFKNDDMTLEQAQLAKLDLALDKLNLEPGMTVLDVGCGWGGAVVRALEKYDVNVIGITLSRNHYARTKARLAGIPTTRRAEARLQGWEEFDEQVDRIMSFEAFDAFKKERWPAFWDWAYETLPADSRMLMHSIFTYPQSEWKQRGVQITMSDLRFFHFLGKEIFPGGQMCGEPDIVDNAKTSGFSVEQIEYLQPHYARTLDMWAANLEANRERAIAIQSQEVYDRFMRYLTGCSDLFRKGISNVAQYTLTK; translated from the coding sequence ATGGCCAAGCTGAAGCCGTATTACGAAGAGTCGCAGGCGACCTACGACATTTCAGACGACTTCTTCGCGCTGTTCCTTGACCCCAACATGGTGTACACCTGCGCCTACTTCAAGAACGACGACATGACGCTGGAACAGGCCCAGCTCGCCAAGCTGGACCTGGCGCTGGACAAGCTGAACCTTGAGCCGGGAATGACGGTGCTGGATGTCGGGTGCGGCTGGGGCGGGGCCGTGGTCCGGGCGCTGGAGAAATACGACGTCAACGTCATCGGCATCACGCTCAGCCGCAACCACTACGCGCGCACCAAGGCAAGGCTGGCCGGGATCCCGACGACGCGCCGGGCCGAGGCCCGGCTGCAGGGCTGGGAAGAGTTCGACGAGCAAGTCGATCGAATCATGAGCTTCGAGGCCTTCGACGCCTTCAAAAAGGAACGCTGGCCGGCGTTCTGGGATTGGGCCTATGAGACCTTGCCCGCCGACAGCCGGATGCTGATGCACAGCATCTTCACGTATCCGCAGTCGGAGTGGAAGCAGCGCGGCGTCCAGATCACGATGTCAGATCTGCGGTTCTTCCACTTCCTGGGCAAGGAAATCTTTCCCGGCGGCCAGATGTGCGGCGAACCCGATATCGTCGACAATGCGAAAACCAGCGGCTTCTCAGTCGAGCAGATCGAATACCTGCAGCCGCATTACGCGCGGACCCTGGACATGTGGGCGGCCAATTTGGAGGCCAATCGCGAACGCGCAATCGCCATCCAGTCCCAAGAGGTGTACGACCGCTTCATGCGCTATCTGACCGGCTGCTCGGACCTGTTCCGCAAAGGCATCTCCAACGTGGCGCAGTACACGCTCACCAAATAG
- a CDS encoding alpha/beta fold hydrolase, translated as MEVRTGQATVFHPDGDLKLYYEDMGDIDDPPVLLIMGLGAQLLLWRTAFCERLVAHGLRVIRYDNRDVGLSSKTRHRGSGQPLVTRLARSWLGLPSKAAYKLEDMADDAAAVLDHLGIGDAHIVGASMGGMIAQIFAGRFRDRTRTLAIIFSSNNSAFLPPPGPRQLLALIKGPSPSSPRDVIVDHSIRVSKIIGSRRYLAPEAQLRAEAIESYERSHYPWGVARHFDAVLGSGSLKPYNRRTAAPTVVIHGRADKLMRPFGGRAVARAIDGARLVLFDGMGHDLPQQLWDHVIGVLTSNFAKAA; from the coding sequence ATGGAGGTCCGCACCGGCCAGGCCACCGTCTTTCATCCGGACGGGGACCTGAAGCTGTACTACGAGGACATGGGCGACATCGACGACCCGCCCGTGCTGCTGATCATGGGGCTGGGCGCCCAGCTGCTGCTGTGGCGCACCGCGTTCTGCGAGCGGCTGGTCGCCCACGGGTTGCGCGTGATCCGGTACGACAACCGGGACGTCGGCCTGTCGAGCAAGACCCGGCATCGCGGCTCGGGGCAGCCGCTGGTGACCCGGCTGGCGCGCTCCTGGCTGGGCCTGCCGAGCAAAGCGGCGTACAAGCTCGAGGACATGGCCGACGACGCCGCGGCCGTGCTGGATCACCTGGGCATCGGCGACGCGCACATCGTGGGCGCGTCGATGGGTGGCATGATCGCCCAGATTTTCGCCGGCCGATTCCGCGACCGGACGCGAACGTTGGCGATCATCTTCTCCAGCAACAATTCGGCGTTTCTGCCGCCGCCGGGTCCCCGCCAGTTGCTGGCGCTCATCAAGGGCCCGTCGCCGAGCTCGCCGCGCGACGTGATCGTCGACCATTCGATCCGGGTCAGCAAGATCATCGGCAGCAGGCGGTACCTGGCGCCCGAGGCGCAGCTTCGGGCCGAGGCCATCGAAAGCTACGAGCGCAGCCATTACCCGTGGGGCGTCGCCAGGCACTTCGACGCCGTCCTGGGCAGCGGCAGCCTGAAGCCCTACAACCGGCGGACCGCCGCGCCGACCGTCGTGATCCACGGCCGGGCGGACAAGCTGATGCGCCCCTTCGGCGGCCGCGCGGTGGCCAGGGCCATCGACGGCGCTCGACTGGTGTTATTCGACGGGATGGGACATGATCTGCCACAGCAGTTGTGGGACCACGTGATCGGTGTGCTGACGAGCAACTTCGCCAAAGCGGCCTGA
- a CDS encoding ABC1 kinase family protein, which yields MSSTKHREVARLDKVPLPVEAARVAVTGWQVTRTAARVVSKLPGRGPWQQKVIKQLPQTFADLGPTYVKFGQIVASSPGAFGESLSREFRGLLDRVPPADNDEVHKLLVEELGGDPTELFAKWEEEPFASASIAQVHYATLHTGEEVVVKIQRPGIRRRVAADLQILKRFAQAVELAKLGRRLSAQDVVADFSDNLAEELNFRLEAQSMEAWVSHLHASPLGRNIRVPQVFWDFTSDRVLTMERVQGIRIDDVAAIRKAGFDGTELVKALLFSLFEGGLRHGLFHGDLHAGNLYVDDAGRIVFFDFGIMGRIDPRTRWLLRELVYALLVKKDHAAAGKIVVLMGAVGNMKPEAQAAKDLERFATPLTMSTLGDMSYADIGRQLSALADAYDVKLPRELVLIGKQFLYVERYMKLLAPKWQMMSDPQLTGYFANFMVEVSREYESDLEV from the coding sequence ATGAGTTCCACCAAGCACCGAGAGGTCGCCAGGCTGGACAAGGTGCCGCTGCCGGTCGAAGCGGCCCGGGTAGCCGTCACCGGCTGGCAGGTCACCCGCACCGCCGCTCGCGTCGTCAGCAAGCTGCCGGGCCGGGGCCCGTGGCAGCAGAAGGTGATCAAGCAGCTCCCCCAGACCTTCGCCGACCTGGGCCCCACATATGTGAAATTCGGCCAGATCGTCGCGTCCAGCCCCGGCGCGTTCGGCGAATCCCTGTCCCGCGAATTCCGCGGCCTGCTCGACCGGGTGCCGCCCGCGGACAACGACGAGGTGCACAAGCTCCTCGTCGAGGAGCTCGGCGGCGACCCGACCGAGCTGTTCGCCAAGTGGGAGGAGGAGCCGTTCGCGTCGGCCTCCATCGCGCAGGTGCACTACGCGACCCTGCACACCGGCGAAGAGGTGGTCGTCAAGATCCAGCGCCCGGGCATCCGCCGCCGCGTCGCGGCCGACCTGCAGATCCTCAAGCGCTTCGCCCAGGCCGTCGAACTGGCCAAGCTCGGCCGCCGGCTCTCCGCGCAAGACGTGGTCGCCGACTTCTCCGACAACCTGGCCGAGGAGCTGAACTTCCGGCTCGAGGCGCAGTCGATGGAGGCTTGGGTGTCGCACCTGCACGCCTCCCCGCTGGGCCGCAACATCCGTGTGCCGCAGGTGTTCTGGGACTTCACCAGCGATCGGGTGCTGACCATGGAGCGCGTGCAGGGCATCCGCATCGACGACGTGGCCGCCATCCGCAAGGCCGGGTTCGACGGCACCGAGCTGGTGAAGGCCCTGCTGTTCTCGCTGTTCGAGGGCGGGCTGCGGCACGGGCTGTTCCACGGCGACCTGCACGCCGGCAACCTCTACGTCGACGACGCGGGCCGCATCGTGTTCTTCGACTTCGGGATCATGGGCCGCATCGACCCGCGCACCCGCTGGCTGCTGCGCGAGCTGGTGTACGCGCTGCTGGTCAAGAAGGACCACGCCGCGGCGGGCAAGATCGTGGTGCTGATGGGCGCGGTCGGCAACATGAAGCCAGAGGCCCAGGCCGCCAAGGACCTGGAACGCTTCGCCACCCCGCTGACCATGTCGACGCTGGGCGACATGTCCTACGCCGACATCGGGCGGCAGCTGTCGGCCCTGGCCGACGCCTACGACGTCAAGCTGCCCCGCGAGCTGGTGCTGATCGGCAAGCAGTTCCTCTACGTCGAGCGGTACATGAAGCTGTTGGCGCCCAAGTGGCAGATGATGTCCGACCCGCAGCTGACCGGCTACTTCGCCAACTTCATGGTCGAGGTCAGCCGGGAGTACGAGTCCGACCTGGAGGTGTAG